Proteins encoded in a region of the Bacillus methanolicus genome:
- a CDS encoding YpfB family protein, translated as MKTFERILMKVIVIQLIFLLFVQVFFHKLNIFPELKQITQYEGVSENNFTQILETFRGR; from the coding sequence ATGAAGACGTTTGAAAGGATTCTTATGAAAGTAATTGTTATTCAATTAATTTTTTTGCTTTTCGTACAGGTGTTTTTTCATAAACTGAATATTTTTCCAGAATTAAAGCAAATAACACAATATGAAGGCGTCAGCGAAAACAATTTTACGCAAATACTAGAAACGTTCCGGGGACGTTAA
- a CDS encoding flagellar brake protein codes for MLKIGDTLMLEPKYSNAIETYKCKLVERIGSDLYIDYPVNTTTKRTVFLIDGTQLKVTFVGEDGSVYLFESEIRGRVKQNIPMLILSYPEKENLIKIQRRQYVRVETPVDVAVHPLNGEFQPFTAVTEDISAGGAAAILTGKSEVLREGMIVEATFVLPFQSGEYHYKSFKSRVVRVEDVSENRKKISLQFTDITGQDRQLLLRFCFERQLDMKKKGFSS; via the coding sequence ATGTTAAAAATTGGCGATACCTTAATGCTTGAGCCAAAGTATTCGAACGCGATCGAAACATATAAATGCAAACTTGTAGAAAGGATTGGCAGCGATTTATACATTGATTATCCGGTTAATACAACCACTAAACGGACCGTTTTTTTGATTGACGGAACACAATTAAAAGTCACATTCGTCGGAGAAGACGGTTCCGTATATTTGTTTGAATCTGAAATAAGGGGAAGGGTTAAGCAAAACATCCCAATGCTCATATTATCCTACCCAGAAAAAGAAAATTTGATAAAGATACAGCGCCGCCAGTATGTGCGGGTAGAAACTCCTGTAGATGTCGCTGTTCATCCGTTGAACGGGGAATTTCAGCCATTTACTGCCGTCACTGAAGATATTAGTGCGGGAGGGGCAGCGGCAATCTTGACAGGAAAAAGTGAAGTGTTAAGGGAAGGTATGATTGTAGAGGCGACTTTTGTTCTTCCGTTTCAGAGCGGAGAATACCATTATAAGAGTTTTAAGAGCCGCGTTGTCCGGGTTGAAGATGTAAGCGAAAATAGAAAAAAAATTTCCTTGCAATTCACGGATATCACCGGACAGGACCGACAGCTCTTGCTTCGTTTTTGCTTTGAAAGGCAGTTAGATATGAAGAAAAAAGGATTTAGTAGTTAA
- the ypeB gene encoding germination protein YpeB, with protein MLRGILIGVLVVGIAGTAFWGYQEHREKNAILLNAENNYQRAFHDLTYQLDLLHDEIGTTLAMNSKKSLSPALAEVWRITSAAHSNVGQLPLTLLPFNKTEEFLAKIGDFSYRTAVRDLEKEPLSDKEYKALQNLYKQSADIQNEMRKVQHLVLKNNLRWMDVELALATGKEASDNTIIDGFKTVEKTVEGYSETDFGPAFINMQKKDENYKYLEGENISKNEAVKIAKKYASLGNDVNVRVAENGKGSGYGFYSVTIQDQKNNLEASMDITKKGGYPIWYILSRDVNKQKISLNEASNRAINFLKENEFENMDLFESAQYDNVGVFTFVANQDDVRIYPDSIKIKIALDNGKVIGFSAEDYLKSHHSRKLPTPSQSIANARTKINPNVKIMEEGKAVIINDLNQEVLCYEFLGTLGDDTYRIFINSESGIEEKVEKLKNAEPIYEDVI; from the coding sequence TTGCTTAGAGGAATATTAATAGGCGTCTTAGTGGTAGGTATAGCAGGAACAGCGTTCTGGGGCTACCAGGAGCATCGGGAGAAAAATGCCATCCTTCTAAATGCGGAAAACAATTATCAGCGCGCCTTTCATGATCTGACGTATCAATTAGACCTTTTGCATGATGAAATTGGAACGACATTGGCTATGAACTCAAAAAAATCACTTTCTCCTGCCCTTGCTGAAGTCTGGAGAATTACATCTGCTGCTCACAGCAATGTCGGCCAATTACCGCTGACACTTCTGCCTTTTAATAAAACGGAAGAGTTTCTCGCAAAGATTGGCGATTTTAGCTACAGAACAGCTGTAAGGGATTTGGAAAAAGAACCGCTATCAGATAAAGAGTATAAAGCACTGCAAAATTTGTATAAGCAATCGGCAGACATCCAAAATGAAATGCGGAAAGTGCAGCATCTTGTACTTAAAAATAACCTCCGCTGGATGGACGTTGAATTGGCGCTTGCAACAGGAAAGGAAGCATCTGACAACACGATTATCGATGGCTTTAAGACAGTTGAAAAAACTGTTGAAGGGTATTCAGAGACAGATTTTGGCCCCGCTTTTATCAATATGCAAAAAAAGGATGAAAATTATAAATATCTTGAAGGAGAGAATATCTCAAAAAATGAAGCGGTGAAAATCGCAAAGAAGTACGCTTCTCTAGGAAATGACGTAAATGTAAGAGTCGCAGAGAACGGAAAAGGTTCAGGATATGGATTTTACAGTGTAACGATACAAGATCAGAAAAACAATCTTGAAGCCAGCATGGATATTACGAAAAAAGGCGGATATCCGATTTGGTATATTTTATCCAGGGATGTTAATAAACAGAAAATAAGCTTAAATGAGGCAAGCAATCGGGCAATTAATTTCTTAAAAGAAAATGAGTTTGAGAATATGGATCTTTTTGAAAGCGCCCAATATGACAATGTTGGTGTATTTACATTTGTCGCAAACCAGGATGATGTACGAATCTATCCAGACAGCATTAAAATAAAAATCGCACTTGATAATGGAAAAGTCATTGGATTTTCGGCAGAGGATTATTTAAAATCGCATCATTCAAGAAAACTGCCAACTCCTTCTCAATCAATTGCAAATGCAAGAACAAAGATCAATCCGAACGTTAAAATAATGGAAGAAGGTAAGGCTGTTATTATAAATGACTTGAACCAGGAAGTTCTTTGTTATGAATTTCTCGGGACTTTAGGTGATGATACGTACCGTATTTTCATTAATTCGGAAAGCGGTATTGAGGAAAAAGTGGAAAAATTAAAGAATGCCGAACCAATCTATGAAGATGTCATTTAA
- the sleB gene encoding spore cortex-lytic enzyme — protein MNKKLLAMRLFAIFAACVLLFPTAGNQHADAFSNQVIQHGAVGDDVIELQSRLQYLGFYNGKIDGVFGWSTYWALRNFQYEFGLPIDGLAGTETKQKLVKASRYNEQFVKEQIKKGNKFSHYGGVSLEKQKKPSEGRQANRRGGGATKRQKVTATNTPNGFSSNDIQLMANAVYGEARGEPYVGQVAVAAVILNRLESPSFPHTVSGVIFEPGAFTAVADGQIWLTPNETARRAVLDAINGWDPTDNALYYFNPDTATSAWIWSRPQIKKIGKHIFCK, from the coding sequence ATGAATAAAAAGCTACTGGCAATGAGGCTGTTTGCTATTTTCGCCGCTTGTGTACTTCTGTTTCCGACCGCAGGAAACCAACATGCGGATGCCTTCTCTAACCAGGTTATCCAGCATGGTGCAGTCGGCGATGATGTAATCGAATTGCAATCCCGTCTTCAATATTTAGGTTTTTATAATGGAAAAATAGACGGGGTATTTGGATGGAGCACGTATTGGGCTCTTAGAAATTTTCAATATGAATTTGGCCTCCCGATCGACGGCTTGGCAGGAACGGAAACGAAACAAAAACTCGTCAAAGCATCGAGGTATAATGAACAATTCGTAAAGGAGCAAATTAAAAAAGGCAATAAATTTTCCCATTACGGAGGAGTATCGCTCGAAAAGCAGAAAAAGCCTTCCGAGGGCAGACAGGCGAACCGGAGAGGCGGGGGTGCCACTAAGCGGCAAAAAGTAACTGCAACAAACACCCCAAATGGTTTTTCATCAAATGATATTCAATTAATGGCCAATGCTGTTTACGGTGAAGCAAGGGGTGAACCATATGTTGGACAAGTTGCAGTTGCGGCAGTTATTTTGAATCGTTTGGAATCCCCTTCGTTTCCGCATACAGTATCAGGAGTCATTTTTGAACCAGGAGCATTCACTGCGGTAGCCGACGGGCAAATCTGGCTTACACCGAATGAAACGGCAAGGAGAGCAGTTCTTGATGCAATAAACGGCTGGGATCCGACCGACAATGCCCTCTATTATTTTAATCCTGATACAGCAACAAGTGCATGGATTTGGTCGCGTCCACAGATTAAAAAGATCGGAAAACATATTTTCTGTAAATAG
- the prsW gene encoding glutamic-type intramembrane protease PrsW produces MLGILSAGFAPGLALLSYFYLKDEYETEPLSMVFKTFIFGAILVFPISFIQYVLETEHLIQSGIIEAFLTTSLLEEFFKWFILYYTVYQHVAFDEPYDGIVYGASVSLGFATAENIFYLVANGLQHALGRALLPVSSHALFGVIMGYYIGKGKFSENPKSKWILLSLAIPFILHGIYDSILISQKDWLVLMFPFMIFLWWLGLRKVKNARALSTKHFEAQIKVQKTLHL; encoded by the coding sequence ATGCTGGGAATATTATCTGCCGGGTTTGCTCCCGGTTTGGCATTGTTAAGCTATTTCTATTTAAAAGACGAATACGAAACCGAACCCCTTTCCATGGTTTTCAAAACGTTTATATTTGGGGCTATACTTGTGTTTCCGATTTCATTTATTCAATATGTATTGGAGACGGAACATCTTATACAATCAGGAATAATAGAAGCTTTTCTGACAACAAGTTTATTAGAAGAATTTTTTAAATGGTTTATCTTGTATTACACAGTATATCAGCATGTTGCTTTTGACGAGCCTTACGATGGAATTGTATACGGTGCGTCTGTTTCTCTTGGTTTTGCCACCGCTGAAAACATCTTCTACCTCGTTGCAAATGGACTTCAACATGCTCTTGGAAGAGCGCTATTGCCTGTATCAAGCCATGCTTTGTTCGGAGTCATAATGGGATATTACATTGGCAAAGGAAAATTCTCGGAAAATCCGAAGTCTAAATGGATTTTATTGTCACTTGCAATCCCTTTTATTTTGCATGGCATTTATGACTCTATTTTAATTTCTCAAAAAGACTGGCTGGTCTTAATGTTTCCGTTTATGATTTTCTTGTGGTGGCTCGGCCTGCGAAAAGTGAAAAATGCCCGTGCTTTAAGTACAAAACATTTTGAAGCACAGATAAAAGTACAAAAAACTCTTCATTTATGA
- a CDS encoding asparaginase, with translation MKKVALLTTGGTIASKKTESGLLSSGELTGEELASLCRLPSDIEIEIHSVFQLPSMHIGFDKLIVLKKKIEEVFKDKTVCGVVVTHGTDSLEETAYFLDLTVTDTRRIVVTGSQRSPDDLGTDVYSNLRNSIYVAVDESLDNVGTVIVFNERIWSAKYVKKVHASNLQGFESFGYGYLGIIDNDVVSVYQKPLIRDCYEIGDELPEVDIIKCYAGADGKFIRHAVDCGVKGIVLEGVGRGQVSPLMVDDIDYAIKKGVKVVVTTSAEEGQVHTSYDYRGSAYDLKLRGAVLGKDYDSKKARIKLAVLMSAGENIEKGFRI, from the coding sequence ATGAAAAAAGTTGCGTTGCTTACGACTGGCGGGACGATTGCGAGCAAAAAAACTGAGAGCGGGCTGCTGTCGTCCGGGGAGTTGACAGGCGAAGAACTAGCAAGTCTTTGCCGTTTGCCCTCTGATATAGAAATAGAAATACACAGTGTTTTTCAGCTTCCGAGCATGCATATCGGGTTTGATAAACTCATAGTTTTGAAAAAGAAAATTGAAGAAGTTTTTAAAGATAAAACAGTGTGCGGGGTTGTTGTCACTCATGGTACAGATTCATTGGAAGAAACAGCCTATTTTCTGGATTTAACGGTAACAGACACCCGACGGATTGTCGTCACCGGTTCACAACGTTCTCCGGACGATTTGGGAACAGATGTTTATTCAAATCTTCGCAATTCGATCTATGTAGCTGTTGACGAGAGTTTAGATAATGTTGGAACAGTCATCGTGTTTAATGAACGTATTTGGTCGGCCAAATATGTAAAAAAAGTACATGCATCAAACCTTCAAGGTTTCGAATCGTTCGGATACGGATATTTAGGCATCATAGATAATGATGTCGTCAGTGTCTATCAAAAGCCGCTGATTCGGGATTGTTATGAAATCGGGGATGAGCTTCCTGAAGTTGATATTATTAAATGCTATGCCGGTGCAGACGGGAAATTTATCCGCCATGCAGTAGATTGCGGAGTGAAAGGAATTGTTCTTGAAGGTGTCGGAAGAGGACAGGTTTCTCCATTAATGGTAGATGATATTGATTATGCGATTAAAAAAGGTGTAAAAGTTGTAGTAACAACGAGTGCTGAAGAAGGGCAGGTTCATACATCATACGACTATCGGGGCAGTGCTTATGATTTGAAACTGCGCGGAGCCGTCCTTGGCAAGGATTATGACTCGAAAAAAGCAAGAATCAAACTTGCAGTTCTAATGTCAGCAGGAGAAAATATCGAAAAAGGATTTCGAATCTAG
- a CDS encoding YpdA family putative bacillithiol disulfide reductase, with amino-acid sequence MKYEDAIIVGAGPCGLAAAISLKEIGKNPLVIEKGNIVNAIYNYPTHQTFFSTSEKLEIGNVPFITENYKPKRIQALAYYREVVKRKNLRIHSFEKVTSISKQENGMFLVQSEKSMYTAPYVIIATGYYDHPNYINVPGEDLPKVSHYFKEAHPYFDQDVVVIGGKNSSVDAALELVKAGARVTVLYRGESYSPSIKPWILPEFDSLVRKGIIKMEFRAHVKQITEDTVVYEKDGKEYEIKNDFVFAMTGYHPDHEFLKAMGVEIDKETGRPVYDMETMETNIKGIFIAGVIAAGNDANEIFIENGRFHGGQIAQAILNREKEGR; translated from the coding sequence ATGAAATACGAAGACGCAATTATTGTTGGAGCAGGACCCTGCGGGCTTGCTGCTGCCATTTCTTTAAAAGAAATCGGCAAAAATCCGCTTGTTATTGAAAAAGGGAACATCGTAAATGCTATTTACAATTACCCAACTCATCAAACTTTTTTTAGCACAAGTGAAAAACTTGAAATCGGCAATGTTCCTTTTATTACAGAAAACTATAAGCCTAAACGAATTCAAGCACTTGCCTATTATCGGGAAGTGGTAAAACGGAAAAATTTAAGGATTCATTCTTTCGAAAAGGTTACTTCTATTTCCAAGCAAGAAAACGGCATGTTTCTTGTTCAATCAGAAAAGAGCATGTATACGGCGCCATATGTTATTATTGCAACCGGTTATTATGATCACCCAAACTACATAAATGTTCCCGGTGAGGATTTGCCAAAGGTTTCCCATTATTTCAAAGAGGCACATCCGTATTTCGATCAAGATGTTGTTGTTATTGGCGGAAAAAATTCAAGTGTCGATGCCGCGCTTGAACTTGTTAAGGCAGGTGCAAGAGTAACCGTCCTTTACCGTGGAGAAAGCTATTCTCCGAGCATTAAACCATGGATATTGCCTGAATTTGATTCGCTCGTCCGAAAGGGAATCATTAAAATGGAGTTCAGGGCTCATGTTAAACAAATTACTGAAGATACGGTCGTGTATGAAAAAGATGGCAAGGAATATGAAATTAAAAATGATTTTGTCTTTGCTATGACCGGTTATCATCCGGATCATGAGTTTTTAAAGGCAATGGGCGTCGAGATCGATAAAGAAACAGGCAGGCCTGTATATGATATGGAGACAATGGAGACGAATATAAAAGGTATTTTCATCGCAGGCGTCATTGCGGCCGGGAACGATGCAAATGAAATTTTTATCGAAAATGGGCGATTCCATGGCGGACAAATTGCACAAGCTATTTTGAATCGAGAAAAAGAGGGAAGATGA
- a CDS encoding Glu/Leu/Phe/Val family dehydrogenase, producing the protein MVAEKGTENINREDKHDVLKSTQTVIHRALEKLGYPEEVYELLKEPIRMMTVKIPVRMDDGSVKVFTGYRAQHNDAVGPTKGGIRFHPNVTEKEVKALSIWMSLKCGIVDLPYGGGKGGIVCDPRNMSFRELERLSRGYVRAISQIVGPTKDIPAPDVFTNSQIMAWMMDEYSRIDEFNSPGFITGKPLVLGGSHGRETATAKGVTICIREAAKKKGINLEGARVVVQGFGNAGSFLSKFMYDAGAKVVGISDAYGALYDPNGLDIDYLLDRRDSFGTVTKLFNNTITNKELLELDCDILVPAAIENQITEENAHNIRASIVVEAANGPTTLEATQILTERGILLVPDVLASAGGVTVSYFEWVQNNQGYYWSEEEVEEKLEKVMVKAFNNVYETAQTRRVDMRLAAYMVGVRKMAEASRFRGWV; encoded by the coding sequence ATGGTAGCCGAGAAAGGTACTGAAAATATAAATAGGGAGGACAAACATGACGTCTTAAAGTCAACTCAAACTGTCATTCATAGGGCTTTGGAAAAGCTAGGTTATCCCGAAGAAGTTTACGAGCTTCTTAAAGAACCTATACGCATGATGACAGTTAAAATCCCGGTTCGTATGGATGACGGTTCTGTTAAAGTTTTTACTGGCTACCGGGCCCAGCATAATGATGCAGTTGGTCCAACTAAAGGAGGCATTCGCTTCCATCCAAATGTAACTGAGAAAGAAGTTAAAGCTCTTTCGATTTGGATGAGCTTAAAGTGCGGTATCGTGGATTTGCCTTACGGAGGAGGGAAAGGCGGTATTGTTTGTGATCCAAGAAATATGTCTTTCCGCGAATTGGAGCGATTAAGCCGAGGATACGTCCGGGCAATTAGCCAGATTGTCGGACCAACGAAAGACATACCTGCACCGGATGTATTTACAAATTCGCAAATTATGGCATGGATGATGGATGAGTACAGCCGAATTGACGAATTTAACTCTCCGGGGTTTATTACCGGTAAACCGCTTGTGCTTGGGGGCTCACACGGCCGTGAAACTGCAACGGCAAAAGGCGTTACAATTTGTATCCGTGAAGCAGCAAAGAAGAAAGGAATCAATCTTGAAGGTGCTCGGGTTGTTGTACAAGGCTTTGGAAATGCCGGAAGCTTTTTATCAAAATTTATGTATGATGCCGGCGCAAAAGTTGTTGGCATTTCCGATGCTTATGGCGCATTGTATGACCCGAACGGCCTAGACATTGATTACTTGCTTGACCGCCGCGACAGTTTTGGAACGGTTACAAAATTGTTTAATAATACAATTACGAATAAAGAACTTTTGGAATTAGATTGCGATATTTTAGTACCTGCCGCTATAGAAAACCAAATTACTGAAGAAAATGCACACAATATCCGAGCTAGTATCGTGGTTGAGGCAGCAAATGGGCCGACAACGTTAGAGGCAACCCAAATATTGACGGAGCGGGGCATTTTGCTTGTTCCGGATGTTCTCGCTTCTGCAGGCGGAGTAACGGTTTCTTATTTTGAATGGGTTCAAAATAATCAAGGCTATTACTGGAGCGAAGAAGAAGTCGAAGAAAAATTAGAAAAAGTAATGGTCAAAGCTTTTAATAATGTATATGAAACTGCTCAAACACGCAGAGTCGACATGCGCCTTGCAGCATATATGGTCGGCGTCCGGAAGATGGCAGAAGCAAGCAGGTTCAGAGGCTGGGTTTAA
- a CDS encoding genetic competence negative regulator — MRLERLTYNKIKIFLTFDDLTDRGLTKEDIWKDSLKWQQLFHDMLDEASNEFGFEIHGSVAVEVFSLHAQGMVMIVTMEEQDEEEESLGEGFIEMQVTAVDGNEDVLFEFENIEDIIQLAIRLFSMNIFGGNLYSMNGRYFLHMNDISSADLNKTISILAEYGSPSIISIHRLLEYGKEIIKEKAVETLVHYFSI; from the coding sequence ATGCGCTTGGAACGGTTAACTTATAATAAAATAAAAATTTTTCTTACATTTGATGATTTAACAGATCGAGGCTTGACAAAGGAAGATATTTGGAAAGATTCCTTGAAATGGCAACAACTTTTCCACGATATGCTTGATGAGGCAAGCAATGAGTTTGGCTTTGAAATCCATGGTTCAGTAGCCGTAGAAGTTTTCTCTCTTCATGCGCAAGGAATGGTCATGATTGTTACGATGGAAGAGCAGGATGAAGAAGAGGAATCTTTAGGAGAAGGATTCATTGAAATGCAAGTGACAGCTGTTGATGGTAATGAAGATGTTTTATTTGAATTCGAAAATATTGAAGATATTATTCAGTTGGCGATCCGTCTTTTTTCCATGAATATTTTTGGCGGAAATTTGTATTCGATGAATGGTCGCTATTTTCTGCATATGAATGATATTTCTTCAGCAGATTTGAATAAAACGATCTCCATATTAGCTGAATATGGTTCTCCTTCAATCATCAGCATTCACCGGCTTTTAGAATATGGGAAAGAAATTATTAAGGAAAAGGCGGTAGAGACACTCGTTCATTATTTTTCGATATGA
- a CDS encoding metallophosphoesterase — protein sequence MELFIILFLACFFFLLYMIKEAFANRVINTELLFPEFPKSFGEVKIFFISDIHRRSVSEKIISQVKGRADFAIIGGDLMEKGVSFEKVKANLSKLRQIGPVFFVWGNNDYEIDYHQLDAILLENSVKILDNTTVVFESEEGEKFFLMGIDDMNQRRDRLDLPLSEAEKDGFKILVSHNPRITAKIRTEHRIHLVLSGHTHGGQIHVFGYGPYEKGKVKKLKQTTVLISNGYGTTLLPLRLGAKSETHLITLKNG from the coding sequence ATGGAATTATTTATTATCCTTTTTTTGGCTTGCTTTTTTTTCCTTCTTTATATGATAAAAGAAGCATTTGCCAATCGTGTGATCAATACGGAATTATTATTTCCTGAGTTTCCGAAGAGTTTTGGCGAAGTCAAAATTTTTTTTATCTCCGATATTCATCGCAGATCCGTTTCAGAAAAAATCATTTCCCAAGTAAAAGGCCGTGCAGATTTCGCGATTATCGGCGGTGATCTTATGGAAAAAGGGGTAAGCTTTGAAAAAGTAAAGGCAAATTTATCAAAACTAAGACAAATTGGGCCTGTTTTTTTTGTTTGGGGCAATAATGACTATGAAATAGACTATCATCAGCTTGATGCCATTTTGCTTGAGAATAGTGTTAAAATATTAGACAATACTACTGTAGTTTTTGAGTCGGAAGAAGGGGAAAAATTTTTCTTAATGGGTATTGATGATATGAATCAAAGGAGGGACCGTCTTGATCTTCCGTTAAGCGAAGCAGAGAAGGACGGCTTTAAAATTTTAGTCAGCCATAATCCGAGAATTACGGCAAAAATCCGCACTGAGCATCGGATTCATCTCGTCTTGAGCGGACATACACATGGAGGGCAAATTCACGTTTTTGGATATGGCCCATATGAAAAAGGAAAAGTAAAGAAACTGAAACAAACGACTGTTTTAATAAGCAACGGCTATGGAACAACTCTTCTGCCGCTGCGTTTAGGGGCAAAATCTGAAACGCACCTAATTACACTTAAAAATGGTTAA
- a CDS encoding YpbF family protein, whose product MEPPILMLDDRTDQATKEMLESVVKRKRKFDSYKNRHLFVMWLTIALGFFFFIYLYYTVMQPYSYSFAAMFSAFVNQSVNFYLLVIIVGIYGLMNLLREKREKAEKEFHALRCEIIDKSKDLWKKEEEWKNRHIVFEMMKKKYDINLYHENK is encoded by the coding sequence ATGGAGCCGCCAATCTTAATGCTTGATGATCGGACGGATCAAGCAACGAAAGAAATGCTTGAGAGCGTTGTAAAACGGAAACGAAAATTTGACAGTTATAAAAACAGGCATTTATTTGTGATGTGGTTAACGATCGCCCTTGGTTTTTTCTTTTTTATCTATTTGTACTATACGGTGATGCAGCCATATTCTTATTCTTTTGCAGCGATGTTTTCTGCGTTTGTGAATCAATCTGTAAATTTTTATTTGCTTGTCATCATCGTCGGCATTTATGGATTGATGAATTTATTAAGGGAGAAAAGAGAGAAAGCGGAAAAAGAATTTCATGCGTTAAGGTGTGAAATTATAGATAAAAGCAAAGATTTATGGAAAAAAGAAGAGGAATGGAAAAACCGCCATATCGTATTTGAAATGATGAAAAAAAAATACGATATCAACTTATACCATGAAAACAAATAA
- a CDS encoding LysM peptidoglycan-binding domain-containing protein: MNREDPYRDQAERLRKRIERLPIENEENPGKLPPRSEIHRNKKKKNKWKLKYPVIRLLVLFFILLPITIYSAYTYLEGQKFSGKKEAIGNGDEGYEPIELEINEDPSEPNTEKETEKSSLDNEDHEEEENISLSESITESHSSSAENAATQPEGNKDSGPKTIIYHTVQPNETLFRIAIKYYNSREGMDIIRDANGIQGNEIQAGQVLEIPLQK, translated from the coding sequence ATGAATAGAGAAGATCCTTACAGAGACCAAGCTGAAAGGCTGAGGAAAAGAATTGAGCGGCTTCCAATTGAAAATGAAGAAAATCCGGGTAAACTTCCGCCTCGCAGTGAAATTCACCGCAATAAAAAGAAGAAAAATAAATGGAAGCTGAAATATCCGGTCATCCGTCTTTTGGTATTGTTTTTTATCTTATTGCCTATTACGATTTATAGCGCTTATACATATTTGGAAGGACAAAAATTTTCAGGAAAGAAAGAAGCAATTGGCAACGGCGATGAAGGATATGAACCGATTGAATTAGAAATAAATGAAGATCCTTCTGAACCGAATACGGAAAAGGAAACAGAGAAAAGCTCGCTTGACAATGAAGATCATGAAGAAGAGGAGAACATTTCTTTAAGTGAGTCCATAACAGAAAGTCATTCTTCATCTGCTGAAAATGCAGCAACGCAGCCTGAAGGAAATAAAGATTCCGGACCGAAGACAATCATTTATCATACTGTTCAACCAAATGAAACTTTGTTCCGGATTGCGATCAAATACTATAATTCGAGAGAAGGAATGGATATCATTCGAGATGCGAATGGAATTCAAGGAAACGAAATACAAGCAGGACAAGTATTGGAAATTCCGCTGCAAAAATGA
- a CDS encoding CPBP family intramembrane glutamic endopeptidase, protein MKNKYKELISVLDSKELLFHLYATQILLLTISVILGMILFDSFSAFFELFHFTDFKILLVGGTAGLMIVFIDLLLIKLLPSSYYDDGGLNERIFAGKSIPHIAWLAACIAISEELLFRGMIQTHFGLIVSSVIFALVHYRYLFNWFLFLNITLLSFFIGFIYEWTDNLLVTIFMHFLIDFLLGVWIMVKKKQNEQEGIFHE, encoded by the coding sequence CGACTCGAAAGAACTGCTTTTTCATCTATATGCTACGCAAATATTACTATTAACGATATCAGTCATTTTAGGTATGATATTGTTTGACAGCTTTTCTGCATTTTTTGAATTATTTCATTTTACTGATTTTAAAATTTTGTTGGTCGGCGGTACAGCCGGACTGATGATTGTTTTCATAGATTTGCTGCTAATAAAGCTCTTGCCTTCTTCCTACTATGATGACGGAGGGCTCAATGAACGAATTTTTGCCGGCAAGTCGATTCCGCATATTGCATGGCTTGCAGCTTGTATTGCAATCAGTGAAGAATTATTATTTCGCGGAATGATTCAAACCCATTTTGGGTTAATTGTTTCAAGTGTTATTTTCGCTCTCGTTCACTACCGTTATTTATTTAATTGGTTTTTATTTTTGAATATTACACTACTAAGCTTTTTTATCGGTTTCATTTATGAATGGACAGATAATTTGCTTGTCACAATCTTTATGCACTTCTTAATCGATTTTCTATTAGGTGTATGGATCATGGTTAAGAAAAAACAGAATGAACAGGAAGGGATATTCCATGAATAG